A single genomic interval of Methanorbis rubei harbors:
- a CDS encoding methanogenesis marker 2 protein, whose translation MVADNYTPESVAEAVRKYDGVRRKQAIGSLVRSLHIDNIDVVASYGEDAAVIQNGRTALLLAADGIWNKLMEVDPYWAGYCAILVNVHDIAAMGGRPVAMVDVLSASDDAIMSEVSRGMHDAAVAFDVPVVGGHLHPDAPYNVIDVSILGVAELDNIIYSSKAQPNDAIIAAIDLKGRIHPSAPMNWDSVTMKTPEVLRSQIAVMKDLGERHLLTAGKDISNPGVIGTLGMLIESSGVGAVIDLAAIPSPDLDALGITFEQWIRMYPGMGFIMTAHQSNVEAVCKKFRNAGMAAQVIGTVTSTKKLTLVKGEQETLLFNFCEEGITNI comes from the coding sequence ATGGTTGCAGACAACTATACCCCCGAGTCGGTCGCCGAAGCCGTCCGAAAATATGACGGAGTCAGACGCAAGCAGGCGATCGGCAGTCTGGTGCGGTCACTTCACATCGACAACATCGACGTCGTTGCCTCCTACGGAGAGGACGCCGCCGTCATTCAGAACGGCAGAACTGCACTGCTGCTTGCCGCAGACGGCATCTGGAACAAACTCATGGAGGTGGACCCGTACTGGGCAGGATACTGCGCCATCCTTGTCAATGTTCATGACATCGCCGCAATGGGCGGTCGTCCCGTCGCCATGGTTGATGTACTCTCAGCCTCAGACGACGCTATCATGTCTGAAGTCAGCCGCGGCATGCATGATGCAGCAGTCGCTTTTGATGTTCCCGTCGTCGGCGGACATCTGCATCCTGACGCACCCTACAATGTCATCGACGTCTCTATCCTCGGAGTTGCCGAACTCGACAACATCATCTACAGCAGCAAGGCCCAGCCAAATGATGCCATCATCGCGGCAATTGATCTCAAGGGCCGCATTCACCCCTCGGCACCCATGAACTGGGACTCGGTCACCATGAAAACGCCCGAAGTTCTCCGTTCCCAGATAGCGGTCATGAAGGATCTCGGAGAACGCCATCTCCTCACCGCAGGAAAGGACATCTCCAACCCCGGCGTGATCGGAACGCTTGGCATGCTGATCGAGTCAAGCGGAGTCGGTGCAGTCATAGATCTCGCCGCAATCCCGAGCCCTGACCTTGATGCCCTTGGCATCACGTTCGAGCAGTGGATCCGCATGTACCCTGGGATGGGTTTCATCATGACCGCCCATCAGTCAAATGTGGAAGCAGTCTGCAAGAAATTCCGCAATGCAGGCATGGCAGCTCAGGTGATCGGTACTGTCACCAGCACCAAAAAACTCACCCTTGTGAAGGGAGAGCAGGAGACACTGCTCTTCAACTTCTGTGAAGAAGGCATAACAAACATATGA
- a CDS encoding thiamine pyrophosphate-dependent enzyme translates to MTLEEWYRQDRLPHIYCAGCGNGTILNCTLRATNELGLDRNKTTFVSGIGCSSRASGYTSSDSLHTTHGRALPFATGVKMVKPDHDVIVFTGDGDLSAIGGNHFIHACRRNIDLTVVCMNNTIYGMTGGQGSPCTPYGAISTTTPYGMREMPFDLCAVAEAAGANYVARWTSYHVKELTLAIRAGIETPGLSFIEVMTQCPTSFGSKNKMRQVSQMVDVLRANSILKDKADRNKAAGIPLEPGKFIVGELVRRNNPVLGGRS, encoded by the coding sequence ATGACCCTTGAAGAATGGTACCGACAGGACCGGCTTCCCCACATCTACTGTGCGGGTTGCGGCAACGGAACAATCCTCAACTGCACCCTTCGTGCAACCAACGAACTCGGCCTTGACCGAAACAAAACAACCTTCGTCTCAGGCATCGGCTGTTCGTCACGTGCATCAGGCTACACCTCAAGCGACTCTTTGCACACCACGCACGGCAGGGCTTTGCCGTTTGCAACCGGTGTTAAAATGGTAAAACCCGACCACGACGTCATCGTCTTCACCGGCGACGGAGATCTCTCCGCAATCGGAGGAAACCATTTCATTCATGCCTGCCGGAGAAACATTGACCTCACGGTTGTCTGCATGAACAACACCATCTACGGTATGACCGGCGGTCAGGGAAGTCCCTGCACCCCGTACGGTGCAATCTCCACCACAACCCCGTACGGCATGCGCGAAATGCCGTTCGATCTCTGCGCAGTCGCAGAAGCTGCCGGCGCAAACTATGTCGCACGCTGGACCTCATACCATGTGAAGGAGCTTACTCTGGCAATTCGTGCAGGAATTGAAACACCCGGCCTCTCCTTCATCGAGGTCATGACCCAGTGCCCGACCTCGTTCGGCAGCAAAAATAAGATGCGTCAGGTATCCCAGATGGTTGATGTTCTCCGTGCAAACTCAATCCTCAAAGACAAAGCTGACCGCAACAAAGCAGCAGGCATCCCGCTTGAACCTGGCAAGTTCATTGTCGGCGAGCTGGTTCGGCGCAATAATCCGGTTCTCGGAGGAAGATCATGA
- a CDS encoding aldolase, with amino-acid sequence MNDQAVFADFTRIGKRLFTEHLVGGNFGNMSARTEDGYFITRTGSYLDADPAQVVLMPLNGRVTPGASSEWRVHTAIYNANDTHAAIVHAHPAHAVALSLLVDEIITIDSEGKMLAPAIAVVDGAPGTQELADAVAVALKNSNIVIARGHGTFAAGKDLDQAYLFTSLAEHCCKVLHYTKLYQK; translated from the coding sequence ATGAATGACCAGGCAGTCTTTGCCGACTTCACCAGAATAGGAAAACGTCTCTTCACCGAACATCTCGTCGGCGGCAACTTCGGAAACATGAGTGCCAGAACTGAGGACGGCTACTTCATTACCCGCACCGGCTCATACCTTGATGCAGACCCTGCCCAGGTTGTTCTCATGCCGCTTAACGGCAGGGTAACGCCCGGGGCATCCAGCGAGTGGCGTGTGCACACCGCAATCTACAATGCAAATGATACTCATGCGGCAATCGTCCACGCTCATCCCGCTCACGCCGTTGCCTTGTCGCTTCTTGTTGATGAGATAATCACAATCGACAGCGAAGGAAAAATGCTTGCCCCTGCAATTGCCGTGGTTGATGGAGCCCCTGGTACTCAGGAGCTTGCTGACGCAGTTGCCGTTGCCTTGAAAAATTCCAACATTGTCATCGCACGGGGACACGGAACTTTTGCCGCAGGAAAAGATCTTGATCAGGCATACCTTTTCACCTCACTCGCTGAACACTGCTGCAAAGTTTTACACTACACCAAACTCTACCAAAAATAA
- the mtxX gene encoding methanogenesis marker protein Mmp4/MtxX, which yields MITIGIGCSNDAAKVLLSAGRIANETLRVRCYCDAETAAGRVAGPFVELVVCQTPHQKIIDDLIAGTIDGAVRGTLPANDTLRYLKAACNVTRLERIALLETADHQKFFLAPVGVDEGWTVSEKVSLVLDARELARNFGISERTAILSGGRLGDIGRHQIVDKTIHDAEEVARLTGAEHREILIEDAVKDCGVIIAPDGISGNLIFRTLTFLGHGIGHGAPVVNISPVFVDSSRASAGYDGSLRLAAALVSGKKR from the coding sequence ATGATCACGATTGGCATCGGATGCAGCAACGACGCAGCAAAGGTCCTTTTGAGTGCAGGACGCATTGCGAACGAAACGCTTCGCGTCCGCTGCTACTGTGATGCAGAAACTGCCGCAGGACGCGTTGCGGGCCCGTTCGTTGAACTCGTCGTGTGCCAGACTCCGCATCAGAAAATCATTGACGATCTGATTGCCGGAACTATTGACGGTGCAGTTAGGGGAACACTCCCTGCAAACGATACACTCCGTTATCTCAAAGCCGCATGCAATGTTACGCGGCTTGAACGCATCGCACTTCTTGAGACCGCTGACCACCAGAAATTTTTCCTCGCACCGGTTGGCGTTGATGAAGGATGGACGGTTTCAGAAAAAGTGTCCCTTGTTTTAGATGCACGCGAGCTTGCACGCAACTTCGGGATCTCTGAAAGGACCGCCATACTCTCCGGCGGCCGGCTCGGCGACATCGGAAGACACCAAATCGTTGACAAAACTATTCATGATGCAGAGGAGGTTGCAAGACTTACCGGTGCCGAGCATAGAGAGATTCTCATCGAGGATGCGGTCAAAGACTGCGGTGTCATCATCGCCCCTGACGGCATCTCCGGCAACCTGATTTTTCGTACTCTGACCTTCCTTGGACACGGCATCGGGCATGGTGCGCCCGTAGTGAATATATCTCCTGTATTTGTGGACAGTTCGCGCGCATCGGCCGGATATGACGGTTCACTGCGCCTCGCCGCAGCGCTCGTCTCCGGGAAAAAACGATAA
- a CDS encoding type IV pilin N-terminal domain-containing protein: MYPVEVLPDVSNTMKPHRKDSAVSPVIAVLLILAITVACAGVTAAVSLGFADNLQSGKQVGLIVKPADSGGDVLVTIVSGKDVPELTKLEIIDGGAGNAKYQEVKHSDGMKIASFTAGSGYVAENVAFPGNRMVSYTTPVIVKGTFKDGTEVILLNTKLSFSNIIVSPIYGILNDFFVENYDGSVNVSLMDLFLYGQKLSFTHSQFHIIDNNGKEQHGLTITIPKGMLDENIFAKITISKIDKDGNTEVNTNTIGAISNNPSLTMYTVDKEKYENVVVQLDLYDKWDYQEYQKKYNAWKKSGKTEDEPEEPHTVGSQSGTITLTGKGY, from the coding sequence ATGTACCCGGTGGAAGTTCTGCCAGATGTCTCGAATACAATGAAACCACATCGAAAAGATTCTGCAGTATCTCCGGTAATTGCAGTCCTGCTGATACTTGCTATCACGGTTGCTTGTGCTGGTGTTACTGCCGCTGTGTCGTTGGGATTTGCTGACAATTTGCAGAGCGGAAAGCAGGTTGGGCTGATAGTGAAACCTGCAGATTCGGGAGGGGATGTTCTGGTAACAATTGTGTCGGGAAAAGATGTTCCAGAACTGACGAAACTTGAGATAATTGATGGTGGGGCAGGGAATGCGAAGTATCAGGAGGTGAAACATTCTGACGGAATGAAAATTGCGTCATTTACTGCTGGATCAGGGTATGTGGCGGAAAATGTTGCGTTTCCGGGAAACAGGATGGTGTCCTATACTACACCAGTCATTGTAAAAGGAACATTCAAAGACGGAACAGAAGTGATTCTGCTGAATACAAAATTATCTTTTTCAAACATCATAGTATCTCCAATATATGGGATATTGAATGACTTTTTCGTGGAAAATTATGATGGTTCAGTTAATGTCAGCCTTATGGATCTTTTTCTCTACGGACAAAAACTTAGTTTTACTCACAGCCAATTCCACATAATAGATAACAACGGTAAAGAGCAACATGGCCTCACTATTACTATCCCAAAGGGAATGTTGGATGAAAATATATTTGCAAAAATTACTATCTCTAAAATAGACAAGGATGGAAATACTGAGGTAAATACAAACACCATAGGCGCAATTAGCAACAATCCTAGTTTGACAATGTATACTGTGGATAAAGAGAAATACGAAAACGTCGTAGTGCAGTTGGATCTTTATGATAAATGGGATTACCAGGAGTATCAAAAAAAATATAATGCTTGGAAAAAAAGCGGGAAAACAGAAGATGAACCAGAAGAACCACATACAGTTGGGTCTCAGAGTGGGACAATTACTCTGACTGGAAAAGGATATTGA
- a CDS encoding histone family protein, whose translation MADLPKAAVVRLAKKAGADRVGEDAADALVAKAEAYIEEIAKQAFELAQHAGRKTIKAEDIDLATKE comes from the coding sequence ATGGCAGACTTACCAAAAGCAGCAGTTGTCAGACTTGCAAAGAAAGCAGGTGCAGACCGTGTCGGTGAAGATGCAGCAGACGCACTTGTCGCAAAGGCAGAAGCATACATCGAAGAGATTGCAAAGCAGGCATTTGAACTTGCCCAGCATGCAGGTCGCAAGACCATTAAGGCAGAGGACATTGACCTCGCCACTAAAGAATAA
- a CDS encoding aldehyde dehydrogenase family protein, with protein MTLDEMRNYFVAGSTRSLASRKTALANLRQAIERHEPEILRALEADLGRPAFEAYSFEIAPVLQEIETLEKNLAKWTKTEMAKTPLFLFSSVTEVRTVPHGLVLVIAPWNYPFLLLMQPLAAAVACGNVVAAKPSRRAPETFRIMKIILSEAFPESWVSVFKEVNLDDHYDYTFFTGGIETGKIIAEAAARNLTPVTLELGGKNPCIIDETANLDAAARRIAWGKCANAGQTCVAPDYLLVHDSVRDILVDKIAGEIEKFYGENPTMSHDYGKIISTESYNRLLGYCEPERILKQCGMHNPGDRRFTPVLLSASFGDPVTHEEIFGPILPIITWRTKSDLNELLSPTPLALYLFTSDMAFAEQMIARHPAGGVCINDVMLQAANGNAPFGGVGTSGMGRYHGKYSIDTFSRKQTVARRKKSSDPAIRYPPYTDEGLQKIRKWRRRLF; from the coding sequence ATGACTCTTGATGAGATGCGAAACTACTTTGTGGCTGGATCAACCCGCTCTCTCGCATCGCGAAAGACTGCACTTGCCAATCTTCGGCAGGCAATCGAACGCCATGAGCCTGAGATTTTGCGGGCGCTTGAAGCTGACCTTGGAAGACCTGCGTTTGAGGCCTACAGCTTTGAGATTGCACCGGTACTGCAGGAGATCGAAACTCTTGAGAAAAATCTTGCCAAGTGGACGAAGACCGAGATGGCCAAAACACCCTTGTTCCTTTTCTCTTCAGTTACTGAGGTTCGCACCGTCCCGCACGGACTTGTGCTGGTTATTGCTCCCTGGAACTATCCTTTCCTTCTTCTGATGCAGCCGCTCGCAGCAGCAGTTGCATGTGGAAACGTTGTTGCTGCGAAGCCTTCGCGTCGTGCGCCGGAAACATTTCGGATCATGAAGATCATTCTCTCCGAAGCTTTTCCTGAGTCTTGGGTCTCTGTCTTCAAGGAGGTAAACCTTGACGATCACTACGACTACACCTTCTTCACCGGCGGAATTGAGACCGGAAAAATCATTGCCGAAGCTGCGGCCCGCAATCTGACGCCGGTAACGCTTGAGCTCGGCGGCAAAAACCCTTGCATCATTGATGAGACGGCAAACCTTGACGCAGCAGCAAGACGCATCGCCTGGGGAAAATGTGCGAACGCCGGTCAGACCTGTGTTGCCCCTGATTATCTTCTCGTGCATGACTCGGTCCGCGACATTCTCGTTGACAAAATTGCCGGAGAGATTGAAAAATTCTATGGCGAAAACCCGACCATGAGTCATGACTATGGAAAAATTATTTCCACCGAGTCATACAACCGACTTCTTGGCTACTGCGAGCCGGAACGCATTCTCAAACAGTGCGGTATGCATAACCCGGGTGACCGCAGATTCACGCCGGTACTTTTGTCTGCATCCTTTGGCGACCCGGTCACGCATGAGGAGATCTTCGGCCCCATCCTTCCGATTATCACCTGGAGGACGAAGTCTGATCTAAACGAACTGCTCTCGCCGACACCACTTGCCCTCTATCTGTTCACCTCTGACATGGCATTTGCCGAACAGATGATCGCACGCCATCCCGCAGGCGGCGTCTGCATCAATGACGTGATGCTGCAGGCTGCGAACGGCAACGCACCATTCGGCGGCGTTGGGACAAGCGGCATGGGCCGCTATCATGGAAAATATTCTATCGATACCTTCTCCCGCAAACAGACTGTTGCACGCCGGAAAAAATCCTCAGACCCTGCCATTCGTTACCCTCCGTATACGGACGAAGGACTGCAGAAGATCAGAAAATGGCGCAGACGCCTGTTCTGA
- a CDS encoding ferredoxin family protein, whose product MKLVIDEHRCKGCNLCTMVCPYRIFQEGKRPGPRGYVIPALDQPERCTNCRLQKIYGRQLCGMCQLTCPDQAIAWIEEKPYEAHKVVIEY is encoded by the coding sequence ATGAAGCTCGTCATCGATGAACACCGCTGCAAAGGCTGCAACCTCTGCACCATGGTGTGTCCTTACCGGATCTTTCAGGAAGGCAAACGCCCGGGTCCCCGCGGCTATGTAATACCCGCCCTTGACCAGCCTGAGCGCTGCACCAACTGCCGGCTGCAGAAGATCTACGGCCGCCAGCTCTGCGGCATGTGCCAGCTCACCTGCCCGGATCAGGCCATTGCATGGATCGAGGAAAAACCCTACGAAGCGCATAAAGTGGTGATTGAATATTGA
- a CDS encoding 2-oxoacid:acceptor oxidoreductase subunit alpha, translating to MTDKTEFLNGNTACAEGAIAAGCRFFAGYPITPSTEVAERMASRLPKIGGTFIQMEDELASMAAIIGGAWAGARTMTATSGPGFSLMMENIGYAAMTETPCVVVNVQRGGPSTGQPTMAAQGDMMQARFGSHGDYSIIALAPSSVQEMFDLTVKAFNLADRFRTPVFLMTDETIGHMREKVILRSDVEITPRHELVEGELPFRPGVDGVPGFGTFGHGLGVHVTGLTHDERGYPATDSADLHEKVVRRMVRKIEDARNEIADVDIVNPDAEIVFISYGAPTRAVQQLLADYPGIYGHLNLRIVWPFPDAKLGEFGAAKAFVVPEMNLGQMAREVRMHTNVPIVTAAKLGGALHTVAELKHAADVAATATAPVTEVVL from the coding sequence TTGACCGATAAAACTGAGTTCCTCAACGGAAACACCGCATGTGCCGAAGGAGCAATCGCCGCAGGATGCAGATTCTTCGCAGGCTACCCTATAACCCCTTCAACCGAGGTTGCCGAACGAATGGCATCCCGCCTTCCCAAAATCGGCGGCACCTTCATTCAGATGGAGGACGAGCTCGCCAGCATGGCCGCAATCATCGGCGGTGCATGGGCAGGCGCACGTACCATGACCGCAACGTCCGGCCCCGGCTTTTCTCTCATGATGGAAAACATCGGCTATGCAGCAATGACCGAAACTCCCTGCGTCGTTGTCAACGTCCAGCGCGGCGGCCCTTCCACCGGCCAGCCCACCATGGCAGCCCAAGGCGACATGATGCAGGCAAGGTTCGGTTCGCACGGCGACTACAGCATCATCGCCCTTGCCCCTTCATCGGTTCAGGAGATGTTTGACCTGACCGTCAAAGCCTTCAACCTTGCCGACCGGTTCAGAACTCCGGTCTTTCTCATGACCGATGAAACCATCGGCCACATGCGGGAAAAAGTCATTCTCAGATCAGATGTCGAGATTACTCCACGCCACGAACTTGTCGAGGGAGAACTTCCCTTCAGACCCGGGGTCGACGGCGTTCCCGGCTTTGGAACATTCGGCCACGGTCTCGGCGTCCACGTAACCGGACTCACTCATGACGAGCGGGGATATCCGGCAACCGACTCAGCTGACCTCCACGAAAAAGTTGTCCGCAGAATGGTGCGAAAGATCGAAGATGCAAGAAACGAAATCGCAGACGTTGACATCGTAAACCCTGACGCTGAAATTGTCTTCATCAGCTACGGCGCACCAACCCGTGCAGTGCAGCAGCTTCTTGCAGATTATCCCGGAATCTACGGCCACTTAAATCTCAGAATCGTCTGGCCGTTCCCTGACGCAAAACTTGGCGAGTTCGGGGCTGCCAAAGCGTTCGTGGTTCCTGAGATGAACCTTGGTCAGATGGCACGCGAAGTCCGCATGCATACCAATGTCCCGATCGTTACCGCCGCAAAACTCGGCGGAGCTCTTCACACCGTAGCAGAACTCAAGCATGCCGCAGACGTTGCAGCGACTGCGACCGCTCCCGTGACGGAGGTTGTGTTATGA
- the sucC gene encoding ADP-forming succinate--CoA ligase subunit beta, producing MKFREYEAKKIFRDAGIPVPNSELITRAGEAASAQARVADKVVLKAQVDVGGRGKAGGILPATEENISDVAKELFGKTIKGLPVELVLVEEALEIQHEYYLSITIDRSAKMPVILFSEEGGVEIETLAKENPGALHRAFIDPCFTDVPDFIMRNVLGSASKSIGPVINALYHVYCKTDAILAEINPLVMTPKGVIAADGKIVLDDNALVRQGISENRDLTPREAEAEKHGFSYVELGGNIGVIGNGAGLTMATLDIIAHYNGHAANFLDVGGGAGFERVARAVRLVASMPGVKVIVVNLLGGITRCDEVARGIIDAGVPQQVIVRLAGTNEAEGRRLLEEKGYLMLDTMDQAIRAAVEVANK from the coding sequence ATGAAATTCCGCGAATACGAAGCAAAAAAGATCTTCCGGGACGCAGGCATACCTGTCCCGAACAGTGAACTCATCACCCGTGCTGGAGAGGCCGCAAGCGCCCAGGCCCGGGTTGCAGACAAAGTCGTGCTCAAAGCACAGGTGGATGTCGGCGGCCGCGGCAAAGCAGGAGGCATTCTCCCTGCGACCGAGGAAAACATCAGCGATGTTGCCAAGGAACTGTTTGGCAAAACCATCAAAGGCCTGCCTGTCGAGCTCGTTCTGGTCGAAGAGGCGCTTGAGATCCAGCATGAGTACTATCTCAGCATCACCATCGACCGCTCGGCCAAGATGCCGGTCATCCTCTTCTCTGAAGAGGGCGGTGTTGAGATAGAAACACTTGCAAAAGAAAACCCCGGAGCACTGCACCGTGCATTCATCGATCCCTGCTTCACCGATGTCCCTGACTTCATCATGCGAAATGTTTTGGGCTCTGCATCGAAATCCATCGGACCGGTCATCAACGCGCTTTACCATGTCTACTGCAAGACCGACGCCATCCTCGCCGAGATCAACCCGCTGGTCATGACACCGAAAGGCGTCATCGCCGCAGACGGTAAGATTGTTCTTGACGACAACGCTCTTGTCCGTCAGGGCATCTCCGAGAACCGCGACTTAACTCCGCGTGAGGCCGAGGCGGAAAAGCACGGCTTCTCCTATGTGGAGCTCGGCGGTAATATTGGTGTGATCGGCAACGGTGCCGGTCTCACGATGGCAACGCTCGACATCATCGCCCACTACAACGGTCACGCCGCCAACTTCCTTGACGTCGGTGGCGGCGCAGGGTTCGAGCGTGTTGCCCGTGCGGTCCGTCTTGTCGCGTCAATGCCGGGCGTGAAAGTCATCGTGGTCAATCTGCTTGGCGGCATCACCCGCTGCGACGAGGTCGCCCGCGGTATTATTGATGCAGGCGTTCCTCAGCAGGTCATCGTCCGGCTTGCCGGCACCAACGAGGCGGAAGGCAGACGGCTGCTGGAAGAGAAGGGATACCTGATGCTTGACACCATGGATCAGGCAATCCGTGCCGCTGTGGAGGTGGCAAACAAATGA
- the sucD gene encoding succinate--CoA ligase subunit alpha translates to MIYADKDTEILVQGATGSQGAFHINLMNQYAKEVGGRGVVAGMTPGKGGQQVHGVPVYNTVWDAMDHHDIGASVIFVPAGGCGDAIMEAADARIPTVVVITEHIPVHDVMRAISYARTCGTKVIGPNCPGFLIPGECKLGITPTNLCRKGDIGVVSRSGTLTYEVISELSLAGFGQSGIIGIGGDPIIGQTFSDVMDVFYADGKTRATVLIGEVGGNLEIRGAKRAESLGMPVVAYIAGISAPKEKRMGHAGAIVEGGESDAASKIERLKELGIPVATRPSEIPLLVKEVV, encoded by the coding sequence ATGATCTATGCAGACAAGGATACGGAAATTCTGGTGCAGGGCGCAACCGGTTCGCAGGGAGCGTTCCACATCAATCTGATGAACCAGTATGCAAAAGAGGTTGGCGGCCGCGGCGTTGTTGCCGGCATGACTCCGGGAAAAGGCGGTCAGCAGGTGCACGGCGTTCCGGTGTACAACACGGTGTGGGATGCAATGGACCACCATGATATCGGTGCGTCCGTTATCTTCGTTCCGGCAGGCGGCTGCGGTGACGCGATCATGGAGGCTGCGGACGCACGGATTCCAACGGTCGTTGTTATCACCGAACACATTCCAGTGCATGATGTGATGCGGGCAATTTCGTACGCACGAACCTGCGGCACCAAAGTTATCGGCCCGAACTGTCCTGGTTTCCTGATTCCAGGGGAGTGCAAACTTGGCATTACCCCAACCAATTTATGCCGCAAAGGCGATATTGGTGTAGTTTCACGCAGTGGAACTCTGACGTATGAGGTAATCTCCGAGCTGTCGCTTGCAGGTTTCGGCCAGTCCGGTATCATCGGCATCGGCGGCGATCCGATCATCGGCCAGACATTTTCGGATGTCATGGATGTGTTTTATGCAGACGGCAAAACCCGTGCCACAGTTCTGATCGGCGAGGTCGGCGGCAACTTAGAGATTCGCGGAGCAAAGCGTGCCGAGTCTCTCGGGATGCCGGTTGTTGCCTACATTGCAGGAATTTCTGCACCCAAAGAGAAACGCATGGGTCATGCGGGCGCAATCGTTGAAGGTGGTGAAAGTGATGCCGCTTCCAAGATTGAGCGGCTGAAAGAGCTCGGCATTCCTGTTGCAACCCGTCCGTCGGAGATTCCGCTGCTGGTTAAGGAGGTCGTATGA
- a CDS encoding 2-oxoacid:acceptor oxidoreductase family protein: MRNEIRFSGLGGQGIITAAVILGRAAALYGGKYVVQTQSYGPEARGGASASAVIISDEPIHYPKVTNPLIYAIMSEEAYKKYGSNASEDAVMLIDPGYVTSRPDCLCYEVPATSEAKARLGKPVFANVVMLGGILEATGIISYEALEHAVLDSVPKGTEENNKKALSIGMELVREQRT, translated from the coding sequence ATGAGAAATGAAATCCGCTTCTCCGGACTCGGCGGTCAGGGAATCATCACCGCCGCAGTCATCCTCGGACGTGCAGCCGCACTCTACGGCGGCAAGTACGTTGTGCAGACTCAGAGCTACGGCCCTGAAGCCCGCGGCGGTGCAAGTGCATCAGCTGTTATCATCTCAGATGAACCGATTCATTACCCGAAGGTTACCAATCCCCTCATCTATGCCATCATGTCTGAAGAGGCCTACAAAAAATACGGCTCAAACGCATCAGAGGACGCTGTCATGCTCATTGACCCGGGCTACGTTACCAGCCGTCCTGACTGCCTCTGCTACGAAGTCCCCGCGACCTCTGAGGCAAAGGCAAGACTTGGGAAACCGGTCTTTGCCAATGTCGTTATGCTTGGCGGCATTCTTGAAGCAACAGGCATCATCAGCTATGAGGCGCTTGAACACGCAGTCCTTGACAGCGTTCCCAAAGGTACCGAAGAAAACAATAAGAAAGCCCTTTCCATCGGCATGGAACTGGTAAGGGAGCAGAGAACATGA
- a CDS encoding DNA integrity scanning protein DisA nucleotide-binding domain protein: MKEKDRTLLLAADELARTVNALAIISFVNKNNDIALETPVIWVRDIQPEILRDHTMVTLVDYCSNHIIDAVVQYKILTKTQSGTVVAVFPYALLIYDIEDTNDQFNIEQYAEIADIDALHAVLSLAIEISREGREGRAVGTAFIMGDIEELKRWSHQGVLNPYEGHSESVRDVRIKENWESVKEFAQLDGVFILDKNGIIAASGRYLDADGRDVKLQSGLGGRHLATAAITKVAPAIGVTVSESGGIVRVFVGGNAVAQIRNDVRLSL; the protein is encoded by the coding sequence ATGAAAGAAAAGGATCGTACACTGCTTCTCGCAGCAGATGAACTTGCAAGGACCGTGAATGCCCTTGCAATAATTTCATTTGTGAACAAAAACAATGACATTGCGCTTGAGACTCCGGTCATCTGGGTTCGCGACATCCAGCCGGAGATTCTGCGTGATCATACGATGGTGACGCTGGTTGACTACTGTTCGAACCATATCATCGATGCGGTTGTTCAGTACAAGATTCTCACCAAAACGCAGAGCGGCACGGTCGTTGCGGTGTTTCCGTATGCTCTTCTCATCTATGACATCGAGGACACCAATGATCAGTTCAATATTGAACAGTATGCAGAGATCGCAGACATCGACGCACTGCATGCGGTCCTCTCTCTCGCGATTGAGATCTCCCGCGAGGGCCGTGAGGGGAGAGCGGTCGGTACCGCCTTTATCATGGGCGACATTGAGGAGCTGAAACGCTGGTCGCATCAGGGTGTCTTGAATCCGTATGAGGGGCATTCCGAGTCGGTTCGCGATGTCAGGATAAAAGAAAACTGGGAAAGCGTCAAAGAGTTTGCCCAGCTTGACGGTGTGTTCATCCTCGATAAAAACGGAATCATTGCAGCCTCAGGCCGGTATCTTGATGCTGACGGCCGTGATGTGAAACTGCAGAGCGGACTTGGCGGTCGCCATCTGGCAACTGCGGCGATCACGAAAGTTGCCCCTGCAATCGGTGTTACGGTATCAGAGAGCGGCGGTATTGTCCGCGTGTTCGTTGGCGGCAATGCGGTTGCTCAGATACGCAATGATGTCAGACTTTCCCTCTGA